ctcacagacacacctcagagtagagacacactaaacctccatcagtactgactcacagacacacctcagagtagagacacactaaacctccatcagtactgactcacagacacacctcagagtagagacacactaaacctccatcagtactgactcagacacacctcagagtagagccacactaaacctccatcagtactgactcacagacacacctcagagtagagccacactaaacctccatcagtactgactcagacacacctcagagtagagccacactaaacctccatcagtactgactcagacacacctcagagtagagccacactaaacctccatcagtactgactcacagacacacctcagagtagagccacactaaacctccatcagtactgactcacagacacacctcagagtagagccacactaaacctccatcagtactgactcacagacacacctcagagtagagccacactaaacctccatcagtactgactcacagacacacctcagagtagagacacactaaacctccatcagtactgactcacagacacacctcagagtagagccacactaaacctccatcagtactgactcacagacacacctcagagtagagccacactaaacctccatcagtactgactccagacacacctcagagtagagccacactaaacctccatcagtactgactcacagacacacctcagagtagagccacactaaacctccatcagtactgactcagacacacctcagagtagagccacactaaacctccatcagtactgactcagacacacctcagagtagagccacactaaacctccatcagtactgactcagacacacctcagagtagagccacactaaacctccatcagtactgactcacagacacacctcagagtagagccacactaaacctccatcagtactgactcagacacacctcagagtagagccacactaaacctccatcagtactgactcacagacacacctcagagtagagccacactaaacctccatcagtactgactcagacacacctcagagtagagccacactaaacctccatcagtactgactcagacacacctcagagtagagccacactaaacctccatcagtactgactcacagacacacctcagagtagagccacactaaacctccTTCAGTACTGACTCACAGACTAGTTCTAGTGAAGTAGAGATTTGTAGTTAAAAGGTCCGTTCTGTAGCGTGGTAGGCAGACTAGGCACACTGTGTCTTGTTCTGAGTTCCTCATTACTGCGTTTCATAGGAAATGAATGTATATTTATAGTGAAGAGACTAGTTAAGGGCAGAAAGGAGCTCTGCTGGCTAAGAGCATCAGCATTGTTTGCTGTTCCCATCATGAAATATCAATTACTGTGGCTTTTACCGAACACTGAGCATGAggcccaaatggctccctatatagtgcactacttttgacaagtagtgcattatatagggaataaggtaccATTTGGGCCGCAAGCCAGCTACTTCATCACCTGGTATCTACAGTATGGGGTAAATCCCCTTTTTCTATTTGAACcaaaccttccatacatatttgcccattTGTAGAAGTGCTGAAAAGTGACTttattttggacctgaatgccaaaacattccagAGGTAAAGGTGCtgaaagttgacccattttgcgtACCACACCATGAGACGGCCATGTcgtcatcactggaaaagataaatggTTATGATggatataatttaaaagcttacaaacaggttGGATGTAATGGCATTTATTTATCTAGAAGTACAGATGTTACATGGTTGACTTTCCCCCAGAATTCAACCACCCCTGGGCATTTCCACAGGACATGCTGAAAAGTACCAAGGTCCCCAGAACTCACATAATGGTGATGGATTAATACCATGTGATGTcttttttaagtgtttttttttaattcattaaTTGGTGATTGGCGTTTCTAGATGATCCAAATATCTTTTTCTGTACCGTCTCCCAATTTATTTGTCTGTCAGAAAGTGTAAAATCTTTTTCCAATAAAGTGGATAGAGTTCATGGTTTTTGTGCTGCTACAATGAATCGACTATAGATGTCAGAAACAACTCCTTTTGAGTGGCGTCTGTCCATTAGGCATTTGACCAATGGGTGTACTGCTAGCTCTGCTCCCCAGGGGACCCCATAGGCTGGCGTGGGTAAACAGAGTTGAAGGTGAATCTGGGACATTACAACACTGGTGGATTTCCTGGAAACGGTGGAGTCCATTCACATTGAGTATGTCTTTGAAAGTAATAATAcccagccttccctgtggctcagttggtagagcatggtgtttgcaacgccagcatggtgtgtgcaacgccagggttgtgggttcgattcccacgggggccagtacaaaaaaaaatgaaaaaataaatgcatgaaatgaaatgtatgcattcactactgtaagtcgctctggataagagcgtctgctaaatgactaaaatgtaatgtaaatgttagaCCAAGAATCTGATATAAATAGTTTCTTACACGCGGAGAATTCTTTATTACGCCATATTGGAAAGTATGAATTAAGATCTAGATCTCATGCTTCTCTGTAGCTTTCCACACGTTTACTGAGTATGCTATAATGGTCCAAATAATAATGCACGTTTTTAAGAGTCAATTCAGAAACTAATAAATATTGTAATCGAATTGGAGAAACTATTGACTCTCCTATAGCACGCCAAGGAATAGAAGCCTGGGTTCAACCAGGGCTTCAGGAAATTCATGTGGAATGATAGGTGTTAAAATGTTAGGTTTGGAACTGCAAGTCCACCTAATGCTTTTGTTCTCTGTTACTGTTGCACATTTAATCTGTGGTCTCGTTCTCCCACAAATGAACTTGTTTATGACAGAGTCCCGTTTAGACCAGTAGTCTGTAGGAGGAGGCAGTGGTAATTGAGATTTTGAATAATTGAGagtctttttatatattttttaaatcttttgaaaaagtcactttctgaccacttcatCCAAGGCTAAACGTATGGATGTTTTgtttaaagggaaagggaaagggggatacctaggcagttgtacaactgaatgccttcaactcaaatgtgtcttccgtatttaacccaacccccccatcacatccacgtcttcggcgcccggggaacagtgggttaactgccttgctcaggggcagaacgacagatttttaccttgtcagctcgggattcgatccagcaaccttttggttactggcccagcgctctaaggATGTTGTCagagtgattgaattcaaatggatttcccATTTTAGCTTAATTCATATCCTTATTTTAAATCAAACAGGTTTAAGTCCATatatcttcctgtttctttctctcccacATTATCTCTTTCTAGCATTTCTGCTTTGTCTGCTTTATTTCTCATTGATACCACATAAATGTCCTTTCACATTTAACATGAGAATATCTTATTCTTACTCGGTCTTTAACAGGTCAGTTTACGCGATATCTTCGCCGACTTTACTGTTTGATATCTTGGTCTTCCTCTCTATATAGGGTGAGAGGAAGAACACTCTATGGCAGTATACATATTtacatcctggtcttcctcctcctcctcctctctgtctataggGCGTGAGGAAGATGAGTAGTGGTGAAGCTCCTCCCACCATCACCATGGCTCTGATCAACCCCCAGTCCGCCTCcgtctcctcggacaccaaaCAGTCCTCCACTCAGCAGCTCTCCATCAGTGTGTGAGTAACATGGTAGTAACATAGTAATAGCTTTGTAGTAACATATGAGTAACAGCCTCCGCTGACACCAATGTGTGCTCTACACAGCAGAGAAACATTGGAGTAACGTAGTAGTAACGTAGTAGTAACTCAGGAGTAATACAGTAGTAACATGGTAGTAACAACCTCCGCTGACACCAAGCAGTCCGCCACCTAGGAACTCCATCAGCGTTGTGAGTAACACTGGAGTAACACTGCAgtaacatcagccgatgtcacaaagtgctgtacagaaacccagcctaaaaccccaaacagcaaccagtgcagatgtagaagcacgtgaTGATATAGAATTTGTCATCTTTGTGAGATTGTGGTAACATGTAATCTGTTGTTCAGGTGTGCTGCTCTGTACTCCTACAAGCCCTGTCGTTCTGAGGAACTGGAGCTGAGGAAGGGGGAGATGGTGGGGGTGTATGGGAAGTTTAAGGAGGGCTGGCTCCGAGGCCTCTCTCTACGGACGGGCAAAGTGGGCATCCTGCCCGGCAACTACGTCACACCTGTCCTCAGGTAAGTGGGAGAGCTATTTCTACCGGTTTCATTAGGCGGACCGTGAGAAACAAGTGACAATTGTTTTTGGggttataatgttgtgtttttATATAATCATTGAGAGGATCAGCCTTACTGTTAGACGATGTATGTGTCATCATTGACCACTTTCCTACAGTGGTTCCATCTTTTTGACTTTCATTTGTGTCATGGACACCTCATTTATTGATTTTGACAGCAATATCTATCTATTTCCTGTCTGCCACAGAACCTCTGCCAGGCTCTTGGAGTCCAAGGCAGTGACGGCAGGCCCTGGTACAGTCCCTGGAAGAAGAACCTCCTCGTCCTCCAAAACGCCAGCGGTGGTTCTAGCTCTCCACAGGGTCAACTCAGATGAAACTAGTTACTCTACTGGACAACGGGTTCCGCAGCAGTCCACCTCCGTGGCCACGCAGCTTGTGACGTCATCAGGCGGCGCCACCAGAAAGTCCCGGCACGGGGTGGGCTCGGAGGGATGGGACACAGTGAGGAGAGTCTTCCATCGTTCACACAGAGGTGAGAGTGGCGGAAGTTCGTAACTCTACAAAGTTCCATTTTCAATGGTTGGATGGCTCCAAAGTTGGTTATTATCCTAACATTATGCATTATTTAACAGTCAGAGATAGTAAACCTGTAAAGACTTCTCTGTTCTAGTTTGTATATGTCTGATAATCACAAAATGGAACCCAGAACAGTGCAGTGGAAATTAGATTGATTTGACAAGGATCCATTTTGAGTGATTTCAAAGCCTTTTTAATGTTCCCTCAGGCTCATCTCAGCGGGGAAACCACTACCCCCACACCACCATCTCTTCCAGCTCAGCCCTTCaatcccagacccagacccacagTCAGAGCTCATCCCAGAACTCATCCCAGCGCTGTAACCACTACCCCCACACTACCAGCGCCACCTCAGGCCTTCAACCCCATTCTCAGTCCCATTCTCACAGCCAGAACTTTAGCCATATTCAGGCCCCTGGCTACTCCCCTGCTCTGCTCAGGAAGAAACAACACATGAGCATCCTGCCCAATCACAACAGATCTCTGGCTTGGATGTCTGAGGGACCCGCGCCCTCTAGTGGTGGTTTTATGAAGGACAGGGACACTGCTGCTAGAGAGACGTTTGATAGGCAGGTGTTGGAGACAAGGCAAGCAGCATCGAATGGTCAGCAGTCCATCAACTCCATCCTCGTGAAACCAGACGCCCTCAAGAACAACACAGAGAAGGTAACACACCTGCCGTCTAGGTATTATTAagtagtggcgcagcggtctaaggcactgcatctcagtacttgaggcgtcactatggacaccctggttcgattccaggctgtatcacaactggccatgattgggagtcccatagggcagcgcacagttggcccagcgtcgtctgggtttggccggtgtagaccatcattgtaaataagaatttgttcttagctggcttgcctagttaaataaaggttaaattaaaaaaacatacaaaataaatgtaaaagtaGTTTTGAGGGAGAGTTGACTGGCTTCATGTCTACTTTGACTTCTAATTCAGATTGTCTTTATTGTGAAATTCTCTCTTACCATGAACTCTTTCACGTAGCAAATGCTGACTGCCACTGTCTGCTATATCCAGCATCAATCATCTTTATTCCTATTCCACTACTGTATCATAATGCCAACATTGTTTGTGTGTTGTATCCCTCAGCCCACCAAGTCAGTGCGGTTCCTGACCCAGCCTGATTCCCCTCCACCACGGCCCAGGACCACCTCCCTGCCCTCGGGTAGCCAGCCTCCCTCCAGTGCTCACCCTGGTCCCCCTCCCCTGGAGGTCTGGGCTCCATCACTCACACTGGGGCGAGATGGGCCTGGGATCATACTGAAAGAAGGCAAGGCTCCTGTTCTTAGGAAAGGTCTGGAGACAAACCCCTCAGATGTTCTGACTTCCAATCAGAAACCAGCACCATCAGCGTCAATACTGTCCAGCAGCCCTAGCAGGTACAGTGAGTTTCATTCAAATTACAGTACACATCAACTCTACAGGAAAGGGAGATAGATATACCAATGTTGACATTGTAATGGTTATGGGGGCAGCTGTGATCTGTGATGAGAGTAACAAGCACCTCCTCTTTCACAAACTGACCTGCTTAGTGTCTTATTTCAGGAAGTAGGATTTCTGTATTCTGAATGTGATGGTGGTCCTCTGTTGCTCGCTTGCATCACCAAGGGTCGTTAGTTCCTCCTGTACtcctgttcacccataactgcaTGGTCAaccacgactccaacatcatcattaagtttgctgacgacacaacagaggtaggcctgatcaccgacagatgagacagcctatagggaggaggtcagagacctggcagtgtggtgtcaggataacaacctctccctcaacgtggtcaagacaaaggaggtgatcgtggactagaggaaaaggagggccgagcacagccctattctcatcgactgggctgtagtggagcaggttgggagcttcaagttccctggtgtccacatcaccaactaactatcatggtacaaacacaccaagacagtcatgaagatggcacgacaacgccttttcaccctcaggagactgaaaagatttggcattggtcctcaaaaagttatacagctgcaccatcgagagcatcctgactagttgcattaccgcctggtatggcaactgcccagcctccgaccgcaaggcactacagagggtagtgcgtatggcccagtacatcactggggccaagcttcctgccatccagggcctttatttacatttacatttacattttagtcatttagcagacgctcttatccagagcgacttacagtagtgaatgcatacatttcatttcatacattttttgttcccgtactggtcccccgtgggaatcgaacccacaaccctggcattgcaaacaccatgctctaccaactgagccacaatgacaacaagctcagtccgatgatgctgtgacacaccgccccagaccatgacggaccctccacctccaaatcgatcccgctccagagtacaggcctcggtgtaacgctcattcctttggcgataaacgcaaatccgaccatcacccctggtgagacaaaaccgcgaatcgtcagtgaagagcactttttgccagtcctgtctggtccagtgatggTGGGTATGTgctcataggcgacgttgttgccagtgatgtctggtgaggacctgccttacatcaggataacaagccctcagtccagcctctctcagcctattgcggacagtctgagcactgatggagggagtgtgcgttcctggtgtaactcgggaaaTTGTTGTTgcaatcctgtacctgtcccgcaggtgtgatttcCGAATgttccgatcctgtgcaggtgttgttacacgtggtctgccattgcgaggacgatcagctgtccgtcctgtctccctgtagcgttgtcttaggcgtctcacagtacggacattggcattttttgccctggccacatctgcagtcctcatgcctccttgcagcatgcctaaggcctgagcatctttctttaggtgcttttcagagtcagtagaaaggcctctttagtgtcctaagttttcataactgtgacctcaattgcctaccgtctgtaagctgttagtgtcttaacaaccgttccacaggtgcatgttcaataattgtttatggttcattgaacaagcatgggaaacagtgtttaaaccctttacaatgaagatctgtgaagttatttggatttttacaaataatCTTTGAAagaagggtcctgaaaaagggcacttttctttttttgctgagtttatatgtatagGAAGTGGCGGCAAGATAGTCTTAAGAGAAGGCTAGAGTGAGGGCAGAATGCCCCACTGACAATTGTTGGCATTTATAAAGAGAAGTGTCTACGTGGTCAGAAAACCACTGGAACCTTTGAAGATACATATGGTAAATACCGAAGAAGTGTCTCCGTGTGTCTGCAGCCATTACTAATAGCACGTGGTGTTATTTTATATGTATAGGATGTTGCGTCAAAAGAACCGTTGAAGATACATATGGCATAAGATGTAACGATAGTCTACGTGGTCTGAGAACCACTGATAATAGCACGAAGTGTTACTGTAGGCATTTTAAGTCGTTGAAGTTGCACATGAGTGGTGTGGATGTCTGTAGGCATTCACGTTGATCTGTAACATTATATAGGGAATTTGTGTATGTGAGAGATATGAAAGGAGAACATACTATTGCCGAATATGCTGTTAAATAGAACAACTAGTGTAAATATCTAAACCCCTGAAAGAATAGAACACTAGTCTAAAGGAGGAATTGGTGAAGTATACTgggttactagagatttgataaagtaaCAATGGAGAAAAATAATAAACAACTTGCACACCTACACATAGGAGTACGTAAGTGGTGCAAAAAGTATTCTGAGAAATGTTCAGAGTGGTCCCTccatggatcatttgataaagaaaAGGTTAAAGCATTGTATGACTGTCTAAAGGGTCTGGGAAATAGAGTCTCAGACAAAGATTGGCGTATATCCACTTTTGGTAAAGGTACAGGACTTGACTTACCCCTAACCAATAAAACTATAAATAGAACCAATGAATTAATGTTGAACATGATTCTGTTAACTAAATTTAAGGCTACAATTTATTGTACTCCCAATGGAGTTTTCATTGATATCCCAAATTATAACGCTCTAAACCAATTTGTGAGTAGGCAAAATGGAAACTGCCTGTTTCCCTGTCTGTGCTGTCTCAGGTGCCAGACGTATTATGGACAGAGTGCGCCATCTACAGGGGACTGATATAGTCTCGATATAGTCTCGAGAGCTACCTCCAAAGTTTCTCTTCCCTTCTGAATTGGCCGATGTATTTTATAAATTCAGCGCATTACATGTTAATCTTAAAATAGACTTTTAATAAGTTTCAATACAAGGTCACACATATGTTGTGATGTGCTGCAAAGCAACTCTTCATAGCTATTGGATGTCTGTAATAATGCTAAAATTCTCTACCTCTGCCACACACCTGCAAatgtgcatgcacacactcctCTCAACTCTACCAGAGGCTACTTCAACCGAATCACATAAAAAGTATCAAATGTACAGAGCCAGTTGCAGGGCTGCATTTAGTGGTTTAGGATTTCAAGGCTAAAAATGTTAGGCAGGAATTATACAAACCTAGGCTGTGTATATGAATATCAAACGCGTGGCTGAATTATGCTGGCTAATGTGGGGGGACTGGCTGGTGAAGGCCTCTGTATGGTATGTGGCTAGGGAGTCCTGCCCTGCTATGCACCAGTCACACCTTAGCCCCAGGATGGGAGGGGGTGAAGGGCCTCCCCTTGGCACAGTGAGGGCCAGGGACGTTTACTCAGCTGGGTCTGCAGACTGGTGTGTGTGGCACTGCagccgcgcacacacacacacacacactagatggcACCCACCCAAACCCCTTGTTTATTTTAGTAACAGGCTGTGGCAGTGAAGTTATTTTACTATAGTATTCGGTAACAACTACTACAATTATGTCCCTTTCAAGTTCAACTCCTGGGCCAATGTGTAATTCTCGCTTTCACGGGTccgggaaaaaaataaataaaataaataaataaatatatatataataatatcacattcCTGCTACATGACAGGTAAACTAACCAACAACCTCCCCTTCAAAACAAACCAACCGTCATAGACTCAGGTATTAGGCCAGATAGGTGGGCAAAACTTCACGTTAAGCGCCACTAACCCAACTTTCATTACGAGCTAGCTTCTTATCATTTCGCTTATAAAAACAAGCCAAGTCAATAATTACAGCTTAGAAACACGCTAAACTACATAGAACTAAACTGTAAAAAAATGTCAACTGTCTTCCTTCAGGAAGCCAGCAGAAATGTCTGACAAGCTGCCTCATCCCCCCCCCTTCCCTCTGTGGTTTGCAAAGTGTGCGAGGATAGAAATGTCTAATCGTCGTCTGCAATGTGGGTGGCATTCCCCTCGACCCCGTGAACACTGCGGCTACACAAACGCCGACGAAGCTCCGACAGGCGCGGCTCTGTTTTCTGTCCTCTTGCACAGCCTCAACCCCTCAGAAAACCAGTAAAACAAAGAAATCCCGTCCCTGGTCTGCACGGTGCACTCTGTCCAGCGAGCATATATCAGCCCTTCATAGTCAGGCTCTACAAGTCCAGCGCACTCCTACTTTCCTCTTTTTCACCCTGACCCAAGAACATGATTTGTTTTGAGTCCGGTGGCTGGAGGAAAGGTGAGGAGGGTGTGGGGGCAGGTTTATACTAGCTTTATACTAGCTTTTATAGCTTCacttttacacctgttgtattcagcatttcactgtaaggttctacacctgttgtattcggctcatgtgacaaataacattgacGTAAAATGTAtacatgcatgactgtaagtctctTTGAATAaaggcatctgctaaatggcatctaTTATGTTATGTTAGATGGAAAATCTCTTTCTCTATCGTCCCTCAGACACAGAGTAGGGACGTCATACCAGGCCCAGACGGAGTCAGAGATGAGCCTGATGCAGGGTGAGCCTGTCCTGCTCCACAGACATCGGCCCGACGGACGGGTTCTGCTCACCCAGGAGAGCAGTGGCCACACGGGCCTCTTCCATAGCAGTGTTCTACAGTTCTTAGACCGGTTCAGTTGACTGCCTGAAGTGTTTAGTTGTTATTATTATATGTGTGTTTTTCACATATAAATAGAATGACTAGCATGGGAAAGCTCCCTAGACCGCGACAATTTGATAGTACACTCAATATGGCCGCTGGCCCACCCAGGTACAATCAATTTGGCCGCCAGCCTACCCCATCATGTAATGTTGACTTGAAAACCAATGTCCATTCTagctattctatttctatggatcTCCATGTGTTGACACTGCCAAATGAGATGCCCAAactgtggaagtgtgtgtgtgtgtgtgttttatctgtgtgttgaaaataatatattatactgccatataatgactatatataaagtatgtggacaccccttcacattttgtggatttggctgtttcagccacacctgttggtgaccggtgtataaaattgagcacacagccatgcaatctccatagacacaaattggcagtagaatagccttactgaagagctcagtgaaatGTATATTTGGTAcatggatgccacctttccaacaagtcagtttgtcaaatttctgccctgctagagcttccccggtcgactgtaagtgctgttattgtgaagtggaaatgtctaggagcaacaacggctcagccgcaaagtggtaggccacagaagttcacagaacgggaccgctgagtgctgaagcgtgtaaaaattgtctgtcctcggttacaacactctctaccgagttccaaactgcctctggaagcaacgtcagcacaataactgttcgtctata
The sequence above is drawn from the Salmo salar chromosome ssa05, Ssal_v3.1, whole genome shotgun sequence genome and encodes:
- the sh3rf2 gene encoding E3 ubiquitin-protein ligase SH3RF2 isoform X1, with the translated sequence MRTHSHTEAEPCTHSKMEKLAVLDLLECPLCLERLDVSAKVLPCQDTSWKPSLHQQETSRPGAKIELHCPECHTLVQARSVEELPPNLLVRLLKGLNQGSMGPGRDRNKPSARYMVSSARGREAQQQHQKQQQQNPHSDQQHRERQPGKNEFIARALYDHRENVPGVIDMASGDIIILRQKVDENWYYGDTNSSSGLVAANMIQIIDQQQTPPQCQSQQSQTQPQFQSQPLALCKALYDFDSKEMNVNLDDCKDCLTFHKGDVLTVIRRADENWIEGKLGDKVGIFPLHFTEPFTEAAAKLLEEKTWKGSDSSAESRPGIGSESGVSNSGTGDSTNPDRATFFGATQSPTKTPNISALSTTQGKQQQANSSTLYQSNQTQPSKISGLYQSTQAPQPANINSVYQPTQGRGQPPSVSALNSLNHQVQQSQLSQPSAPPPNHSSSHRSGVTSQRVKRNSERTGRHLSQQSSFLFTEQGVRKMSSGEAPPTITMALINPQSASVSSDTKQSSTQQLSISVCAALYSYKPCRSEELELRKGEMVGVYGKFKEGWLRGLSLRTGKVGILPGNYVTPVLRTSARLLESKAVTAGPGTVPGRRTSSSSKTPAVVLALHRVNSDETSYSTGQRVPQQSTSVATQLVTSSGGATRKSRHGVGSEGWDTVRRVFHRSHRGSSQRGNHYPHTTISSSSALQSQTQTHSQSSSQNSSQRCNHYPHTTSATSGLQPHSQSHSHSQNFSHIQAPGYSPALLRKKQHMSILPNHNRSLAWMSEGPAPSSGGFMKDRDTAARETFDRQVLETRQAASNGQQSINSILVKPDALKNNTEKPTKSVRFLTQPDSPPPRPRTTSLPSGSQPPSSAHPGPPPLEVWAPSLTLGRDGPGIILKEGKAPVLRKGLETNPSDVLTSNQKPAPSASILSSSPSRHRVGTSYQAQTESEMSLMQGEPVLLHRHRPDGRVLLTQESSGHTGLFHSSVLQFLDRFS